A genomic window from Silene latifolia isolate original U9 population chromosome 11, ASM4854445v1, whole genome shotgun sequence includes:
- the LOC141612097 gene encoding eukaryotic initiation factor 4A-9-like codes for MAGEAPEGSQFDARQYDSKMEMLHEEGKDFFTSSDEVYDTFDAMGLKENLLRGIYAYGFEKPSAIQQRGIVPFCKGLDVIQQAQSGTGKTATFCSGILQQLDYELLDCQALVLAPTRELAQQIEKVMRALGDYLGVKVHACVGGTSVREDQKILAAGVHTVVGTPGRVFDMLRRQSLRANSIRMFVLDEADEMLSRGFKDQIYDIFQQLPPKIQVGVFSATMPPEALEITRKFMNKPVRILVKRDELTLEGIKQFYVNVDKEEWKLDTLCDLYETLAITQSVIFVNTRRKVDWLTDQMRARDHTVSATHGDMDQNARDIIMREFRSGSSRVLITTDLLARGIDVQQVSLVINYDLPTQPENYLHRIGRSGRFGRKGVAINFVTKDDEKMLSDIQRFYNVTVEELPANVADLI; via the exons ATGGCTGGAGAAGCACCTGAAGGTTCTCAGTTTGATGCACGTCAGTATGACTCCAAAATGGAAAT GCTTCATGAGGAAGGAAAAGATTTCTTCACCTCTTCTGATGAGGTTTATGATACCTTTGATGCAATGGGCCTGAAAGAGAATCTTCTCAGAGGAATATATGCTTATG GTTTTGAGAAGCCTTCTGCCATTCAGCAAAGGGGAATTGTTCCCTTCTGCAAGGGTCTCGATGTCATTCAGCAAGCTCAGTCTGGTACTGGAAAAACTGCTACTTTCTGCTCAGGTATCCTGCAGCAGCTGGACTATGAGTTGTTGGATTGCCAAGCTCTTGTCCTTGCCCCAACCAGGGAGCTTGCTCAGCAAATTGAGAAGGTTATGCGCGCCCTTGGTGATTACCTAGGCGTCAAGGTTCATGCATGTGTTGGCGGGACCAGTGTACGTGAAGACCAAAAGATCCTTGCTGCTGGCGTACATACGGTCGTGGGTACTCCTGGCCGTGTCTTTGATATGTTGCGTAGGCAATCTCTTCGTGCTAATAGCATTAGGATGTTTGTTCTTGACGAGGCTGATGAGATGCTTTCTAGAGGTTTCAAGGACCAG ATCTACGACATCTTCCAGCAACTTCCACCTAAGATTCAGGTAGGGGTATTTTCTGCTACTATGCCCCCTGAGGCTCTGGAGATAACCAGAAAGTTCATGAACAAACCTGTAAGAATCCTTGTGAAGCGTGATGAGCTCACCCTTGAGGGTATTAAGCAGTTCTATGTCAATGTTGACAAGGAAGAGTGGAAACTTGACACCCTCTGCGACCTTTATGAAACATTAGCAATCACTCAAAGTGTCATCTTTGTCAACACTAGGAGAAAGGTTGACTGGTTGACCGACCAAATGAGGGCTCGTGACCACACCGTGTCAGCCACTCATGGTGACATGGACCAAAATGCTCGGGACATTATCATGCGTGAATTCCGTTCAGGATCATCTCGTGTTCTGATTACAACAGACCTCTTGGCCCGTGGTATAGATGTGCAGCAAGTCTCTCTGGTGATCAACTATGATTTGCCTACCCAGCCGGAGAACTATCTTCACAGGATTGGTCGAAGTGGTCGTTTTGGACGGAAGGGTGTTGCCATTAATTTTGTGACCAAGGATGATGAGAAGATGCTCTCTGATATACAGAGATTCTACAATGTTACGGTTGAGGAACTCCCTGCTAATGTTGCAGATCTTATCTAA